A region from the Vicia villosa cultivar HV-30 ecotype Madison, WI linkage group LG3, Vvil1.0, whole genome shotgun sequence genome encodes:
- the LOC131656051 gene encoding peptide methionine sulfoxide reductase-like, translating to MATSESGDGSHNPAFDPDLDTPANPDHEFAEFGAGCFWSVELAFQRVVGVVKTEVGYSQGHTPDPTYKLVCTGSTNHVEVVRVQFDPKVCPYGNLLDLFWSRHDPTTLNRQRGDVGVQYRSGIYYYNETQAHLAQESKEAEQLKQKNKIVTEILPAKRFYRAEEYHQQYLEKGGGQGNSQSAEKGCTDPIRCYG from the exons ATGGCTACGAGTGAAAGCGGCGACGGGAGCCACAACCCTGCTTTTGACCCGGATTTGGATACTCCGGCCAACCCGGATCACGAGTTTGCTGAGTTCGGTGCCGGTTGTTTCTGGAGTGTGGAGCTGGCTTTTCAGCGAGTTGTGGGAGTTGTGAAGACTGAAGTTGGATATTCACAGGGTCATACACCGGATCCGACCTACAAATTGGTCTGTACCGGAAGTACTAACCATGTTGAAGTGGTTCGGGTTCAGTTTGACCCGAAAGTGTGTCCTTACGGTAATCTCTTGGATCTCTTTTGGTCACGACATGATCCCACTACCCTCAATCGCCAG AGAGGTGATGTAGGTGTACAATATAGATCAGGAATCTACTACTACAATGAAACCCAGGCTCATTTAGCTCAAGAATCAAAAGAAGCTGAACAGTTGAAGCAGAAGAACAAAATTGTAACTGAAATACTTCCAGCAAAGAGGTTTTATAGAGCTGAGGAATATCATCAACAATATTTGGAGAAGGGTGGAGGCCAAGGCAACAGTCAGTCTGCTGAAAAGGGTTGCACTGATCCCATAAGGTGCTATGGCTAA